The proteins below are encoded in one region of Flavobacterium sp. IMCC34852:
- a CDS encoding OmpA family protein yields the protein MKNTILIVLLVCGWAQFATAQNQKETVLFDYDQFVLTANAKAKLEEVVSKLDLAQLQTVVLNGNTDADGDSKYNITLSKNRANEVLNYLVAKGISAEKIELKFEGENKPVAENASDKGKQQNRRVEITFVFAEKEYTNTIFNLLKKESQFFTGKSNEVITITGKEGTKITIPKNSLMKPNGKYAIGKIDIELQEFYQKSDAVAANLHTMSDGIMLESGGMIYIKATSKGEELQLKKGAEMTIEMASKNNPSDMQTFYGYPKKDKTVDWSTDDNYIVTEQENWTTYAVFYWDGKEQRDTIYNGKSTKKSFKRATTDAEKVSAINTTILQSTKLGWINCDRFYEIKDKTDLFVDVNLKYKPEIRLVFKDINSIMSGHIDKNNKLVLGGIPLGRTATLMAFSCVDNEVYFAVKEIVINKNASVGLDLRKTSVAEFKTALQQLN from the coding sequence ATGAAAAACACCATTCTTATAGTTCTTTTGGTTTGCGGTTGGGCACAATTCGCAACGGCTCAAAACCAAAAAGAAACCGTACTTTTTGACTATGACCAATTCGTTTTGACCGCTAATGCCAAGGCAAAACTGGAAGAAGTAGTGTCGAAATTAGACTTGGCTCAATTGCAAACCGTTGTGCTCAACGGCAATACTGATGCCGACGGCGATTCGAAATACAACATCACTTTGTCTAAAAACAGGGCTAACGAAGTATTGAATTATTTGGTAGCCAAAGGCATTTCGGCGGAGAAAATTGAATTGAAATTTGAAGGTGAAAACAAACCGGTAGCTGAAAACGCCAGCGATAAAGGCAAACAACAAAACCGAAGAGTGGAAATTACTTTTGTCTTCGCTGAAAAAGAATACACCAATACAATTTTTAATCTACTAAAAAAAGAAAGCCAGTTTTTCACCGGAAAATCCAATGAGGTCATTACAATCACCGGAAAAGAAGGCACTAAAATTACCATCCCTAAAAATTCCTTGATGAAACCCAATGGCAAATATGCGATTGGTAAAATTGATATTGAGCTGCAAGAATTCTACCAAAAGTCGGATGCTGTGGCTGCCAATTTACATACCATGTCCGATGGAATAATGCTCGAAAGCGGCGGAATGATTTATATCAAAGCCACTTCAAAAGGCGAGGAATTGCAATTGAAAAAAGGCGCTGAAATGACTATCGAAATGGCCTCAAAAAACAACCCGAGTGACATGCAAACTTTTTATGGTTATCCCAAAAAAGACAAAACGGTTGATTGGAGTACTGATGACAATTATATAGTGACCGAACAAGAAAACTGGACTACCTATGCTGTTTTTTATTGGGACGGAAAAGAACAAAGAGATACCATTTACAACGGAAAAAGCACAAAAAAATCCTTTAAAAGAGCGACTACTGATGCTGAGAAAGTGAGTGCCATAAACACCACTATTCTGCAATCAACAAAGTTGGGCTGGATAAATTGCGATCGTTTCTACGAAATAAAAGACAAAACCGATTTATTTGTCGACGTTAATCTGAAATACAAACCCGAAATCAGATTGGTTTTCAAAGATATCAATTCGATTATGTCGGGGCATATCGATAAAAACAACAAACTGGTTTTAGGCGGAATTCCCTTAGGCAGAACAGCGACGTTGATGGCTTTTAGTTGTGTTGACAATGAAGTTTATTTTGCCGTCAAAGAAATAGTAATTAACAAAAACGCAAGTGTTGGTTTAGACCTCCGAAAAACATCAGTGGCCGAATTTAAAACGGCCTTGCAGCAACTGAATTGA
- a CDS encoding DUF4139 domain-containing protein, translated as MKRLFLLAFWVTAIGFAQKPIFTTAKIKAATVYFSAAELSQTTSVNLPVGTSEIVIKNVADYLNESTVQIGAPSSVTVLSVQFTQNYISEYEIDETNPVIKKVRDSITLVNKEIKKIQIETYSNQQAIALLDANQNVGGANTGLNVTELMKLVDYYKAKRMEMDNVIVALGEKETKLKAKLKNLNDKLEINTQKEDKNSRGKLIVQVMNDIAGAVNLDINYITNSASWSPFYDLRAENITSPINMMYKAQVVQNTGIDWKKVKLTLSSGNPNQNNQAPLLSAWFLRYQKSVNYEAFGYLSGSGNANVIQNTVPGMKVDKENFRDGDLRFDTLSNGKKFSRDIGNYTNINENQLNVSFDIDIPYDILSNNKPHSVALKDIQLPATYKYYAVPRVEKEAFLLAEISDYSKYNLLPGEANIIFEGLYVGKTSINPNQTSDTLNLSMGRDKKISIKREKVVDKSGTRFLSSKKEQTFTFDVTVRNNKKEAADLLLKDQYPLSPDKDIEIELTESSGAKINTETGILTWDLKLQPNETKKVRISYKVKYPKDKIIDNL; from the coding sequence ATGAAAAGACTCTTCTTATTAGCCTTTTGGGTTACTGCCATTGGCTTTGCCCAAAAACCTATTTTTACCACCGCCAAAATCAAAGCCGCAACCGTTTACTTCAGTGCCGCCGAATTATCCCAAACCACTTCTGTCAATTTGCCGGTGGGAACCAGTGAAATTGTGATAAAAAATGTAGCCGATTACCTGAATGAAAGTACGGTTCAAATTGGCGCTCCGAGTTCGGTGACCGTTTTATCAGTGCAATTTACCCAGAATTACATTTCAGAATACGAAATTGACGAAACCAATCCCGTGATTAAAAAAGTGCGCGACAGCATTACTTTAGTAAACAAAGAAATCAAAAAAATCCAAATTGAAACCTACTCCAACCAACAAGCCATAGCGCTTTTGGATGCCAATCAAAATGTTGGTGGTGCCAATACCGGTTTAAACGTAACCGAATTAATGAAATTGGTTGACTACTACAAAGCCAAACGAATGGAAATGGACAATGTTATTGTAGCTTTAGGAGAAAAGGAAACCAAACTCAAAGCCAAACTCAAAAACCTCAACGATAAACTCGAAATTAACACCCAAAAAGAAGACAAAAATTCCAGAGGTAAATTGATTGTTCAAGTCATGAATGACATTGCCGGTGCCGTAAACTTAGACATCAATTACATCACCAATTCGGCTTCTTGGTCGCCTTTTTACGATTTGCGTGCTGAGAATATTACTTCACCTATTAACATGATGTACAAAGCACAAGTAGTGCAAAACACCGGCATCGACTGGAAAAAAGTAAAGCTGACTTTGTCTTCGGGCAACCCCAATCAGAACAATCAAGCACCATTGTTGAGTGCGTGGTTTTTGAGATACCAAAAATCAGTGAATTATGAGGCCTTTGGGTATTTAAGCGGTAGTGGAAATGCTAATGTAATCCAAAATACAGTTCCCGGAATGAAAGTAGACAAAGAAAATTTCAGAGATGGCGATCTAAGATTTGACACTTTGTCTAATGGAAAAAAATTTTCCAGAGACATTGGCAATTACACCAACATCAACGAAAACCAACTCAATGTTTCCTTCGACATCGACATTCCCTATGATATTCTGTCTAATAACAAACCCCACAGCGTAGCTTTAAAAGACATCCAATTACCGGCGACTTATAAATATTATGCCGTGCCAAGGGTAGAAAAAGAAGCGTTTCTTTTGGCAGAAATCAGCGATTATTCCAAATACAATTTGTTACCGGGCGAAGCCAATATAATCTTCGAAGGTTTGTATGTTGGCAAAACATCTATTAATCCTAACCAAACTTCCGACACTTTGAATTTGAGCATGGGAAGAGACAAAAAGATTTCAATCAAGCGCGAAAAAGTGGTCGACAAATCGGGAACGCGTTTCTTGTCTTCCAAAAAAGAACAAACCTTTACTTTCGATGTCACCGTTAGAAACAACAAAAAAGAAGCCGCAGACTTGTTGTTAAAAGACCAATATCCGTTGAGTCCGGACAAAGACATTGAAATTGAATTGACCGAAAGCAGCGGTGCCAAAATCAACACCGAAACCGGCATCCTGACATGGGATTTGAAATTACAACCTAACGAAACCAAGAAAGTCCGCATCAGTTACAAAGTCAAATATCCTAAAGACAAAATCATTGATAATTTATAA
- a CDS encoding transglycosylase domain-containing protein — protein MRTKKQKVFLLLKISSIILLLGIVLLFAFRNTILEKVIHRIDAKMERDYQCRLTIAKAEFQGLTGLEFQQITLVPKNADTLVRIDELKTKVSFWKLLVGDIQLGKLEINKGYIQLVKNKNGSNFDAFLRSKKEKTDNTEVNYAKLLNRLSSNLLDLVPTDMHVKGFAFKINDQGNKVVFDFTKLALADKKLNTLIQVTSDGFSQEWAINGFADPRDRKADLEFFNPKSDTIQLPYLDKKFNLKTGFQSIHFNLENLSMDSGDLHIDGYSSIQNLMVNHPKIASKDVVIKNARFDYRWIVGPRFMALDSTSTVQLNNIKCQPYVSYTHETDKIYALKLAIPKMTANDFITSLPTGLFRHFEGMEAKGNFSYALHFEYNDHKPNDIIFESKLNPEGLKITKYGEADLNKINGEFIYRAIDNGVAQRPIVVGASNPNFTPLDQISPYLQKCVLTSEDPSFFTHRGFINSAFKQSIVKNIKTKKFARGASTISMQLVKNVFLTREKTLSRKLEEILLVYILENNRISSKERMLEVYFNIIEWGPNVYGIGEASRFYFNKIPQDLNVNQCLFLAGIIPKPKGFMSRLENSETFKPYAQQHNDFLMRLMFKRNLITETDTIGNFALDISGPAKMYLKQKPVNTTTNDSLSLEEFDF, from the coding sequence ATGAGAACCAAAAAACAAAAAGTATTCCTTCTCCTTAAAATAAGCAGCATCATTTTACTGCTTGGAATAGTATTGCTTTTTGCTTTTCGAAATACCATTCTTGAAAAAGTCATTCATCGCATTGATGCCAAAATGGAGCGCGATTACCAATGCCGTTTGACCATTGCTAAAGCTGAATTTCAGGGCTTAACCGGTCTTGAATTCCAACAAATTACTTTAGTCCCAAAAAATGCTGACACTTTGGTGCGCATTGACGAATTGAAAACCAAGGTGAGTTTTTGGAAACTCTTAGTGGGTGATATTCAACTCGGCAAACTCGAAATTAATAAGGGTTATATCCAATTGGTAAAAAACAAAAACGGAAGTAACTTCGACGCTTTTCTGCGTTCCAAAAAAGAGAAAACAGACAATACTGAAGTGAATTATGCCAAACTTTTAAATCGTTTGAGTTCCAATCTTTTGGATTTAGTACCGACAGACATGCATGTCAAAGGTTTTGCTTTTAAGATTAATGACCAAGGCAATAAAGTAGTTTTTGATTTTACTAAATTGGCTTTAGCCGATAAAAAACTGAACACTTTGATTCAAGTCACCTCGGATGGTTTTTCTCAAGAATGGGCGATTAACGGTTTTGCCGATCCCAGAGACAGAAAAGCCGATTTGGAATTTTTCAACCCCAAAAGCGATACAATTCAACTTCCTTATTTGGATAAAAAATTCAACCTGAAAACCGGTTTTCAATCGATTCATTTCAATTTGGAAAACCTTTCGATGGATAGTGGCGATTTGCATATCGACGGTTATTCATCCATTCAGAATTTAATGGTCAATCACCCCAAAATTGCGAGCAAAGACGTAGTAATTAAAAACGCCCGATTTGATTACCGATGGATTGTCGGACCAAGATTTATGGCATTAGACAGTACGTCAACCGTGCAATTGAACAATATTAAGTGCCAGCCGTATGTTTCTTATACCCATGAAACCGATAAAATTTATGCGCTCAAATTAGCCATTCCGAAAATGACCGCCAACGATTTTATCACGTCATTGCCAACCGGTTTGTTCCGCCATTTTGAAGGGATGGAAGCGAAAGGGAATTTCAGTTATGCGCTGCATTTTGAATACAATGACCATAAACCAAACGACATCATTTTTGAGAGTAAATTAAATCCCGAAGGCTTGAAAATTACCAAGTATGGAGAAGCCGATTTGAACAAAATCAACGGAGAATTTATTTATCGGGCCATCGACAATGGTGTAGCACAACGACCTATCGTAGTGGGTGCATCAAACCCGAATTTTACGCCTTTAGATCAGATTTCGCCCTACTTGCAAAAATGTGTTTTAACCAGCGAAGACCCGTCATTTTTTACCCATCGCGGCTTTATTAATTCGGCCTTCAAACAGTCGATTGTCAAAAATATCAAGACCAAGAAATTTGCCCGGGGTGCGAGTACCATCAGCATGCAATTGGTCAAAAATGTATTCTTAACCCGGGAAAAAACTTTATCGCGAAAACTCGAAGAAATCCTATTGGTTTACATTTTAGAAAACAACCGCATCAGCTCCAAAGAACGCATGCTCGAAGTGTATTTCAACATTATAGAATGGGGTCCGAATGTATACGGCATAGGCGAAGCATCACGTTTTTATTTCAACAAAATTCCGCAAGATTTAAACGTAAATCAATGCTTGTTTTTGGCCGGAATTATCCCAAAACCCAAAGGCTTTATGTCGCGTTTGGAGAATAGTGAAACATTCAAACCTTATGCCCAACAGCACAATGATTTCTTAATGCGCTTAATGTTTAAAAGAAATCTTATCACGGAAACCGATACCATAGGCAATTTTGCTTTGGATATTTCAGGTCCGGCCAAAATGTACCTTAAACAAAAGCCTGTCAACACTACAACAAATGATAGTTTGAGTTTGGAGGAGTTTGATTTTTAA
- the radA gene encoding DNA repair protein RadA: MSKLKTAFFCQNCGTQYAKWQGQCNACKEWNTIAEEIIQKEEKQSWKPDAADTKRVSKPLKIKEIDSTQEVRMDTTDGELNRVLGGGIVPGSLILLGGEPGIGKSTLLLQISLKLPYKTLYVSGEESQKQIKMRAERINPNSDNCYILTETKTQNIFRHIVETEPDIVIIDSIQTLHTDYIESTAGSISQIRETTAELIKFAKETNIPVILIGHITKDGNIAGPKILEHMVDTVLQFEGDRNHVYRILRSLKNRFGSTAELGIYEMQGSGLREVSNPSEILISHREEELSGTAIASTLEGMRPLMIEIQALVSTAVYGTPQRSTTGYNAKRLNMILAVLEKRAGFRLGTKDVFLNVTGGISVDDPAIDLAVVAAILSSNEDIAVGKDVCFAGEVGLSGEIRPVNRVEQRIQEAEKLGFSTIFVSKYNKIAIKNPLIKIVLVSKIEEVVEQLFG, translated from the coding sequence ATGTCGAAACTCAAAACTGCTTTTTTTTGTCAAAATTGTGGTACCCAATACGCCAAATGGCAAGGCCAATGCAATGCCTGTAAAGAATGGAATACCATAGCCGAAGAGATCATCCAAAAAGAAGAAAAGCAAAGCTGGAAACCGGATGCTGCTGATACCAAAAGAGTTTCAAAACCCCTCAAAATAAAAGAAATTGATTCGACCCAAGAGGTGCGAATGGACACCACCGACGGCGAATTAAATCGTGTACTCGGTGGCGGCATTGTGCCCGGTTCGTTAATCTTATTGGGCGGTGAACCCGGAATCGGAAAAAGTACATTATTACTCCAAATCTCTTTAAAATTACCTTATAAAACTTTATATGTTTCGGGCGAGGAAAGTCAGAAGCAAATCAAAATGCGTGCGGAAAGAATCAATCCGAACAGCGACAATTGTTACATCTTAACCGAAACCAAAACCCAAAATATCTTCCGACACATCGTAGAAACCGAACCCGATATTGTCATCATCGATTCGATTCAAACCTTACATACGGATTACATTGAATCCACTGCCGGAAGTATTTCTCAAATCCGAGAAACCACCGCTGAACTGATCAAATTTGCCAAAGAAACCAACATTCCGGTAATACTTATTGGTCACATTACCAAAGACGGCAACATCGCCGGGCCAAAGATTTTGGAACACATGGTTGATACCGTTTTACAATTTGAAGGCGATAGAAATCACGTGTATCGGATTCTGCGCTCACTCAAAAACCGTTTTGGTTCTACCGCCGAATTGGGTATTTATGAAATGCAAGGTTCAGGTTTAAGAGAAGTGTCCAATCCTTCCGAAATATTGATTTCACACCGCGAAGAAGAACTATCCGGAACCGCCATCGCCTCGACTTTAGAAGGCATGCGACCATTGATGATAGAAATTCAAGCCTTGGTTTCGACTGCCGTTTACGGTACGCCGCAGCGTAGTACAACCGGTTACAACGCCAAAAGATTAAACATGATTTTAGCCGTGTTGGAAAAACGTGCCGGTTTCCGATTAGGAACTAAAGATGTTTTTCTCAATGTCACCGGCGGAATTTCAGTAGATGATCCGGCTATTGATTTAGCGGTTGTGGCAGCGATTTTGTCTTCCAATGAAGATATTGCTGTGGGCAAAGATGTCTGCTTTGCCGGCGAAGTCGGATTGTCGGGCGAAATCCGTCCCGTGAACCGTGTTGAGCAACGCATTCAAGAAGCAGAAAAGCTTGGTTTTTCAACCATTTTTGTCTCTAAATACAACAAGATTGCCATCAAAAACCCATTGATCAAAATCGTTTTGGTCTCGAAAATTGAAGAAGTAGTTGAACAGTTGTTTGGGTAA
- a CDS encoding alpha/beta hydrolase-fold protein, which yields MRQLFLLLLLVSSGNLLAQRTITDTITSQKLNEDREIKIGLPPSYDKNKSQKYPLLVLFDGDFLFDAFQGALSYGYYWDDLPEVIVVAISQNKNNERESDCTFDETTGLPSEKGADFFEFVGMELIPSIQKNFRVAPFRMVAGLDTTAAFLNCYLYKDQPIFNAYISMSPELPEGMEEQIPERLAAMQQTTFYYHCTAEGDMKKMKTRIQALDAAAKNVKNPKLNYLYEEFKGASHYSLVLHAIPSALYQIFSVYQPISTVEFQEKIAVLPSGYVKYLVDKYAVLENSLGLKLQIRINDFKAIEAAILKNKAYVEFDELSQLARKNYPKSMLADYHLGQMYEKTGDTKRAIKSYQTAFQKEEIGDLTKDMMLERADALKGELKNKKEEVIEETPPTEEVPTDTPPSETPTEEKKSE from the coding sequence ATGAGACAACTGTTTTTACTATTACTGCTGGTTAGTTCCGGCAATTTATTGGCTCAAAGAACCATTACTGATACCATAACTTCTCAAAAGCTCAACGAAGACCGCGAAATCAAAATCGGACTTCCGCCATCCTACGATAAAAATAAATCCCAAAAATATCCTTTGTTGGTTCTTTTTGACGGTGATTTTCTTTTCGATGCTTTTCAAGGCGCTTTGAGTTACGGTTACTATTGGGATGATTTACCCGAAGTGATTGTAGTAGCCATTAGTCAAAACAAAAACAACGAACGCGAAAGCGATTGTACTTTCGATGAAACCACCGGTTTGCCTTCGGAAAAAGGAGCCGATTTCTTCGAATTTGTGGGGATGGAATTGATTCCGAGTATCCAAAAAAACTTTCGTGTAGCACCATTCAGAATGGTCGCCGGATTAGATACAACCGCCGCCTTTTTGAACTGCTATTTGTACAAAGACCAACCCATATTCAACGCTTACATTTCTATGAGTCCCGAACTTCCGGAAGGCATGGAAGAGCAAATTCCGGAAAGATTGGCCGCTATGCAACAAACCACTTTCTATTATCATTGTACAGCGGAAGGCGATATGAAAAAAATGAAAACCCGCATTCAAGCCTTAGATGCCGCAGCTAAAAATGTAAAAAATCCAAAACTCAACTATTTATACGAAGAGTTCAAAGGCGCCTCGCATTATTCGCTAGTATTGCATGCAATACCGAGTGCTTTGTACCAAATTTTCTCGGTTTACCAACCCATTTCTACCGTTGAGTTCCAAGAAAAAATTGCTGTCTTGCCTTCAGGGTATGTGAAGTATTTAGTCGATAAATATGCGGTGCTCGAAAACTCTTTGGGACTAAAATTACAAATCAGAATCAATGATTTCAAAGCCATTGAAGCAGCCATTTTGAAAAATAAAGCCTATGTAGAATTCGATGAATTATCTCAATTGGCGCGAAAAAACTATCCAAAATCTATGTTAGCCGATTATCATTTGGGACAGATGTATGAAAAAACAGGCGACACCAAAAGAGCCATCAAAAGTTATCAAACCGCTTTCCAAAAAGAAGAGATTGGTGATTTGACCAAAGACATGATGCTGGAAAGAGCCGATGCCTTGAAAGGAGAACTCAAAAACAAAAAAGAGGAAGTGATTGAGGAAACACCACCTACTGAAGAAGTTCCCACAGACACGCCACCATCAGAAACCCCAACCGAAGAAAAAAAATCAGAATAA
- a CDS encoding lysylphosphatidylglycerol synthase transmembrane domain-containing protein, whose amino-acid sequence MKKQISKWLTILIPLCIGISIIYYQYTTLKPDEILKIKNSFQKANYSYILLSLVIACIGYWSRAYRWKFALNHLGYQTKFYNNFFTVSVSYLVNLTVPRSGEISRAALLKKYEDVPFDKAFGTIVAERIVDLLIFLLFVLIGFVSQFDAIYQFLLSKNVSLQYLIYYGIATVIMGVIFLLIWIYAEWPIILKLKKKLSGLIEGMMTVLKMKTKWKYLFHSFFIWVSYLSMFYVAIFALPETAEISFDIIIMGFIFGSLAVGFSNGGLGAYPFSIALIFSLYGISNDIGIAFGWLVWTSQTILAILLGLISYVLLPVLNSNK is encoded by the coding sequence TTGAAAAAACAAATTAGCAAATGGCTGACTATTCTTATTCCTCTTTGTATAGGAATTAGCATCATTTACTACCAATACACTACGCTAAAACCCGATGAAATTCTCAAAATAAAAAACAGCTTTCAAAAGGCAAATTATTCTTATATCCTTTTGTCGCTCGTTATCGCTTGTATAGGCTATTGGTCAAGAGCTTATCGCTGGAAATTTGCACTGAATCACTTGGGTTACCAAACCAAATTTTACAACAATTTCTTTACCGTAAGTGTATCCTATCTGGTCAATTTGACCGTACCGCGTTCCGGCGAAATTTCACGCGCAGCCTTGTTGAAAAAATATGAAGATGTGCCTTTCGACAAAGCTTTCGGTACTATAGTAGCCGAGAGAATTGTGGATTTACTAATCTTCTTGCTCTTTGTTCTCATCGGCTTCGTCTCCCAGTTTGACGCCATATACCAATTCTTGTTGAGCAAGAATGTTTCTTTACAATACTTAATTTATTACGGCATTGCGACCGTAATCATGGGCGTGATTTTTTTGTTGATTTGGATTTATGCCGAATGGCCGATTATTTTAAAATTAAAGAAAAAACTATCCGGACTGATTGAAGGCATGATGACCGTTTTAAAAATGAAAACAAAATGGAAATACCTTTTTCATTCTTTTTTCATCTGGGTTTCTTACCTCAGCATGTTCTATGTAGCCATTTTTGCTTTGCCCGAAACAGCAGAAATCAGCTTTGACATCATCATTATGGGCTTTATTTTCGGGAGTTTAGCAGTAGGATTTTCCAACGGAGGTTTGGGCGCTTACCCTTTTTCTATCGCTTTGATATTCTCACTTTACGGTATTTCAAACGACATCGGTATTGCCTTTGGGTGGTTGGTTTGGACATCTCAAACCATCTTGGCCATTCTTCTCGGCTTGATTTCCTATGTTTTACTTCCGGTGTTAAATAGCAATAAATAA
- the panD gene encoding aspartate 1-decarboxylase: MQIQVVKSKIHRVKVTGADLNYIGSITIDETLMEAANLIEGEKVFIVNVNNGERFETYVIKGIRNSGEITLNGPAARKVQKDDIIIIMSYAVMDFEKAKTFKPWMVFPNEKDNSLT; the protein is encoded by the coding sequence ATGCAAATTCAAGTAGTAAAATCTAAAATTCATCGTGTAAAAGTAACCGGTGCCGATTTAAATTATATTGGCAGCATTACCATTGACGAAACCTTAATGGAAGCCGCAAACCTCATTGAAGGCGAAAAAGTTTTCATTGTAAATGTAAATAACGGAGAGCGTTTTGAAACCTATGTGATCAAAGGCATCAGAAACTCCGGAGAAATAACCCTCAATGGTCCGGCCGCTCGAAAAGTGCAAAAAGATGACATCATCATCATCATGTCTTATGCCGTTATGGATTTCGAAAAAGCCAAAACATTTAAGCCTTGGATGGTTTTTCCTAATGAAAAAGATAATTCTTTGACCTAA
- the panC gene encoding pantoate--beta-alanine ligase: MLLFNTQNELVSYLTTVSNDATAIGFVPTMGALHQGHLSLLAEALKHNAVVVMSIFVNPTQFNNAEDLAKYPRTLEADIEKIKSVSDKIIVYAPSVDDIYNGNTVSQHFDFDGLENQMEGQFRPGHFDGVGTIVKRLFEIVKPTHAYFGEKDFQQLQIVKKMVEKEQLPVKVIGCPIYRESNGLAMSSRNERLSETEKKEAAIIYKTIVQAKKRFKTKSATEVTNWVKKTFEKNKNFTLEYFQIADEATLLPCLRKSKTKTYRAFIAVFVNNIRLIDTISLK, translated from the coding sequence ATGCTTCTTTTTAACACTCAGAATGAATTAGTTTCTTACCTAACAACTGTTTCTAACGATGCAACGGCCATTGGTTTTGTGCCCACTATGGGTGCGCTTCATCAAGGACACTTATCTCTTTTAGCTGAAGCGTTGAAGCATAATGCCGTCGTGGTGATGAGTATTTTTGTCAATCCGACTCAGTTCAATAATGCCGAAGATTTAGCCAAATATCCGCGAACATTGGAAGCCGATATCGAAAAAATAAAATCGGTTTCCGATAAAATTATCGTTTATGCACCCAGCGTAGACGATATTTACAATGGCAATACGGTTTCACAACATTTTGATTTTGACGGTTTGGAAAACCAAATGGAAGGCCAATTCCGTCCCGGTCATTTTGATGGCGTCGGAACCATAGTCAAAAGACTTTTTGAAATTGTAAAACCAACCCACGCTTACTTCGGTGAAAAGGATTTTCAGCAATTACAGATTGTTAAAAAAATGGTCGAAAAAGAACAACTGCCCGTCAAAGTCATCGGTTGTCCCATTTACAGAGAATCTAACGGTTTGGCCATGAGTTCTCGCAACGAAAGACTCTCCGAAACCGAAAAAAAAGAAGCAGCCATCATTTACAAAACCATTGTGCAAGCTAAAAAACGCTTTAAAACAAAATCTGCAACTGAGGTGACCAATTGGGTAAAAAAGACTTTTGAAAAAAACAAAAACTTTACCCTGGAGTATTTCCAAATTGCCGATGAAGCTACTTTGCTGCCTTGTCTAAGAAAAAGTAAAACCAAAACATACCGCGCGTTTATCGCCGTTTTTGTCAACAATATTCGATTGATTGACACTATTTCACTAAAATAA
- a CDS encoding glycogen/starch synthase codes for MEDKRILYVSSEVVPYLAENEVSLMSYDVPKMVNDQGGQIRIFMPRYGNINERRHQLHEVIRLSGMNLVVNDLDMPLIIKVASIPKERIQVYFIDNDEYFKRKATFSDEEGVMYPDNDERAIFFAKGVVETVKKLNWVPDIIHVHGWMAGLLPVYMKHYYKDEALFSDTKIVTSVYSQSFDGTLNAEMINKIKFDNIPQEAIQDLELPNYENLIKSSIQHSDAVIIASENLSSSLTKFIESSGKPFLPFASKDKFSEAYTNFYKEMLP; via the coding sequence ATGGAAGATAAGAGGATATTGTATGTATCATCTGAAGTGGTGCCTTATCTGGCTGAGAATGAGGTTTCTTTAATGTCATATGATGTTCCGAAAATGGTTAATGACCAAGGAGGACAGATAAGAATTTTTATGCCGAGATACGGAAATATCAATGAAAGAAGGCATCAATTGCATGAGGTAATTCGATTATCGGGAATGAATTTAGTGGTCAATGATTTAGACATGCCTTTGATTATCAAAGTGGCTTCTATCCCCAAAGAAAGAATCCAAGTTTACTTTATCGATAATGACGAATATTTCAAACGCAAAGCCACTTTCAGCGATGAAGAAGGCGTGATGTACCCGGATAATGATGAGAGAGCTATTTTCTTTGCCAAAGGCGTAGTAGAAACAGTAAAAAAACTGAATTGGGTTCCCGATATCATTCACGTTCACGGTTGGATGGCCGGTTTGTTGCCTGTTTATATGAAGCATTACTACAAAGACGAAGCTTTGTTTTCGGACACTAAAATTGTGACTTCGGTTTACAGTCAGTCTTTTGATGGCACTTTGAATGCTGAAATGATCAACAAAATCAAGTTTGATAACATCCCGCAGGAAGCCATTCAGGATTTAGAATTACCTAATTATGAAAACCTTATCAAGTCCTCTATTCAGCATTCGGACGCGGTAATTATTGCTTCAGAAAACCTGTCATCAAGTTTAACAAAATTTATAGAGTCTTCAGGAAAACCTTTTTTACCTTTCGCCTCGAAAGATAAATTTTCAGAAGCATACACCAACTTCTACAAGGAAATGCTTCCTTAA